In Scleropages formosus chromosome 18, fSclFor1.1, whole genome shotgun sequence, one DNA window encodes the following:
- the crabp2a gene encoding cellular retinoic acid-binding protein 2a has translation MDRKIADFSGTWKMKSSENFEELLKRLGVNMMLRKIAVAAASKPLVEISQDGETFSIRTSTSVRTTHIVFTVGQSFNETTVDGRPCTSFPKWETDSKITCEQTLQKGEGPKTSWTREITNDGELVLTMTADDVVCTRVYVRE, from the exons ATGGACCGCAAGATTGCCGACTTCTCTGGCACCTGGAAAATGAAAAGTTCGGAGAACTTCGAGGAGCTGCTGAAACGCTTGG GAGTGAACATGATGCTGAGGAAGATTGCTGTTGCAGCTGCCTCCAAGCCTTTGGTGGAGATTAGCCAGGATGGGGAGACTTTTTCCATCCGCACCTCCACCTCTGTCCGAACCACCCACATTGTCTTCACCGTTGGACAGTCCTTTAACGAGACCACCGTGGATGGACGTCCGTGCACG AGTTTTCCCAAATGGGAGACGGACAGTAAAATCACCTGCGAGCAGACTCTCCAGAAGGGAGAGGGCCCCAAAACCTCCTGGACCCGTGAGATCACCAACGACGGGGAGCTCGTCCTG ACAATGACCGCCGATGATGTGGTCTGCACCCGGGTCTACGTCCGAGAGTGA